The genome window ACCGTCCAAGACCAAACCCCCGCCGGCAAAATCCTGCACGAGCTGTTTTTAAAATTCAGCACCCACCGCATCAGCGCCGCCGAGCTGATTCGCGAGCGCGTGCGCCAAGAAGTGGAATCCTACAACAACCGCAGCGAAGAAGCCCTGCTGCGCCACAGTCTTGTGATTCCCACCGCGCGCGGCGATATTGTGCTAGACCCGCAAGGCAAAAAACACAAGCCCGTGGATGCCGAAACGCAAATCGCCATCGCGCTCAAAGCCTTTGAGCAAAACGGCTTTTTCATCCTTGCCGACAACCGCCAGCTGGAAACGCTGGACGAAACCGTGTATCTGCACGAAGGTTTGATTGTGAACTTCATCAAGCTCACGCCCTTAGTAGGCGGCTAGTTTCGCCATTCTTGCCGACAGGTGCCACACGTTTTCAGGCAGCCTGAAAGCAAGTTGACGAGCTTCTGCGAAGCTAAAACCGATTAACCCCATCCGCAAAGGAATTGCCATGACCCCATATCAACTTGATAACACCATTTCCGCCGAACAACGCGCCGAATTTGACCAACTTCTCGTCCAAATCATTGAAGAATGGGCAGGCGAACTCAAAAACTGCCCCAGCTATGTTTCCAAAGTAGAAAAAGCCCCGCCCGAAACGCGCGTAAACCTGTTGATTTTTTTGATTGAGCAAATCCGCGGTTGGAAATTGTTTAAAGAAGGCGGTCCCGCATACAAAAGCATGCCCGCCGAAATGCGCTACACCAATAAAGGTACAAAGCGCTGCATCCTAGCCCAAGCCATCGCCCGTAAAAACCTGCCGATGAGCGAAGACGACATCTGCCGCATTTTTGCCGCCATGTTTGATGCCAACGGCTTAGCCGAAGACCAAGCCTATTTCTACCCCATCAAACACCTGCTCAACCAAATCAAAAAACAATATCCCAACCCATCCGAAGCACTCATAGGCAGCCTGAAAATCGCCCGCGAGCAATTCCAAAAGTTCAGCAGCCAAAGCATGCAAGACATTTATTTCATTGATCGCACTACCGCGAGCAAAATCGTTTCCGCGTTTGGTGAAAGCATCGGCGAAGTAGGGCAAGCTGCCTTCCCCTACGATGATAGATTTGCCGCATACGCCAACCCCCAGCTTGCCGCTTTGCCTGCGCCCGAACAAAAAACATGGGCAAAAATCATCATGCTCGCCCTATCCGCCAACGCCGCCCAGCCCAGCGCAAAATATCTGAAAGAAAGCAAAGCATTGATAGACGAATTGGGCGCGGATAAATTCAAAAAAATGCTGCACGGCTGGCTAGATTTTGCCCGCACCGCCGAAGACCGCCTAGTGTTTCCCATTGAAAACATCAACCAAACCGCGTTCAAAGGCTTGGTGTGGATGTGCGCCCATTTCCACGACAATGCCACCATCACAGCCATCGCCGATTTAGCCCTGCACAGCTACGAAAAAGTGCCCGACATCGGCGCGCGCTATCAAGCCATCGGCAACGCCTGCTTCTACACGCTGTACCGCTCCAAAGGGCTGGACGGCATCGCCCAGCTCACGCGCCTGCGCCTGCGTATCAAATTCAGCAACGCGCAAACCGCCATCAGCAAATATCTGGAAGCCGCCGCCAGCGAGCGCGGTGTGAGCCGTAGCCAAATTGAAGACATGGCGGTGGACGACTTTAAGCTGCAAAACCACAGCCGCGACTATGCGTTCAACGACTACACCTGCCGCTTGGCGATTACAGGCGTGGGCAAAAGCGAGCTATTGTGGTTCAAGCCCGATGGCTCACCGCAAAAAACCGTGCCCAGCTTCGTGAAAGACGACTTTGCCGATAAGCTCAAAAAAATCAAAGCCACGCAAAAAAACCTGAACACCCAACTCACCGCCCAGCGCGACCGCCTAGACCAAATGCTGCGCTCCGAGCAGCGCATCAGCCGCGAGCACGCCGAGCAGTATTATTGGCAACACGGCTTAATGTCGTATCTCACCCGCCCGCTGATTTGGCAATTCTATGCCGATGACAGCGACCCAAACGGCACA of Kingella oralis contains these proteins:
- a CDS encoding DUF4132 domain-containing protein; this encodes MTPYQLDNTISAEQRAEFDQLLVQIIEEWAGELKNCPSYVSKVEKAPPETRVNLLIFLIEQIRGWKLFKEGGPAYKSMPAEMRYTNKGTKRCILAQAIARKNLPMSEDDICRIFAAMFDANGLAEDQAYFYPIKHLLNQIKKQYPNPSEALIGSLKIAREQFQKFSSQSMQDIYFIDRTTASKIVSAFGESIGEVGQAAFPYDDRFAAYANPQLAALPAPEQKTWAKIIMLALSANAAQPSAKYLKESKALIDELGADKFKKMLHGWLDFARTAEDRLVFPIENINQTAFKGLVWMCAHFHDNATITAIADLALHSYEKVPDIGARYQAIGNACFYTLYRSKGLDGIAQLTRLRLRIKFSNAQTAISKYLEAAASERGVSRSQIEDMAVDDFKLQNHSRDYAFNDYTCRLAITGVGKSELLWFKPDGSPQKTVPSFVKDDFADKLKKIKATQKNLNTQLTAQRDRLDQMLRSEQRISREHAEQYYWQHGLMSYLTRPLIWQFYADDSDPNGTAALWLNNQWVNEHGAPIDVSGCLSVILWHPALSNRQSIENWRKLLMANEIRQPIKQAFREIYLLTEAEINTRTYSNRFAAHILKQHQYMTLAKMRGWKGSLGGAWDGGDDARVTLDLPEYNLCAEFWAQTVDGDESSYTDAGIYFYVSTDQVRFHHLDDYEHPVELINIPPRVFSEVLRDVDLFVGVASVGNDPTWQDNGGLPRYYQYWQSYSFGDLSEVAKTRKAVLETLLPRLKIGKVAHIDGNFLVVQGKLRTYKIHIGSTNILMLPDDQYLCIVPDRSKKDVTDKLFIPFEGDNALSVVLSKAMLLADDDKITDSTITSQILRR